The nucleotide window GAGCGCACCGCTGAAGAGCGAAGTTCCGGCGTAGACCCCAAGAGTAACGGCATCGCGCAAGGCGAGCCAGATGTCGCCGCCGTTCTCGACTATAACCTCGCCCGAGCGGTCGAGAATGGCCCTTCCTGCGTGCTCGGCGATGGCGCCGGCAACCGCGGCCATCGGGCCCACGCCCGCGGCCTCCGAAGCACGGTACATGGCCTCGATGACCGGATGCGCGGCCTCCACTCGCACCACGGGCTCGAAGGAAGCGAGGAAACAGTCCTGCCCGGCGATGTGGTCAAGCAAAGCGTCGCGCGCGTCGGTTACAATACGTTCGAGCTCTACGGAATAATCCCCGTTCGCGCGGACGTACAGGTCGCTCGTCCCGATCTTTACCCGGAAGCTTGTCCAGCGCTTTGTGCCGGCGAATTCGCGGTAAAACCGCTCGGCGTGGCGCATCAGGGCGCCGTGAAGGGCGCACCGGGCAGCGTTACCTGCGGCACACCAAGGATGAATCCTTTTTCGCGTATCCATGCTTTCAGTTTTTCGGCCACCTTCACCGCCATGGGATAGCTCGAGAGCGGCGCGGCCGGGATGTTTTTACCCTGTACGTCGATCCTTCCGGTTTTAAGCTCGGCGTAGCTTACCTCGCCCAGCGTATGGTTGATCGAGTTGGGGTAGTCGATGCCGTAGTCCACCACCTGACAGACGATATCGAGGTCGGAAACGCCGGTGAATCGGGCCAGGTCCTCGTTCAGTATCGGGATCGGGATGCCGAGGCCCACCATGAGCGAACAGCCGTAGCCCACCAGCGACGCGCCCCGAATAAACTCGGCCGACATCTCCTTCATGTCGCCGGTGACGGCGATCGTTCCCGCCCCCTCTCGGACAACGCCGTTGTCGCCCCTCCGGGCGTCCGGGTTGTGCTGGGTGCCGCGCCAGCTCACCACGCCGCTTGCGCCGCCCAAAAAAATCCGCGTGCCGACGCCGATGGTCCAGTAATACGGATCGTTCAACAGCGGTGAGAGCTGTCCGGCGCTGGAAAAGGTGGCGTTGCCCATGTTGGGCCTGAGAATTCCCATGTAGGTGTAGATTGTGCGCTTTGAGAGATTCACCGCGCAGTTGTAGTTCTGATATGCGTTTCTCGGATTGTAAAGAAAGGCGTCGCGAAGGTCCCCGATGGTGACGGTGGTTTCGTATTCGCGAAGCGGGTAGCAGTCCGTGCCGTAAGATTTGGCGCGCAGCCTGACCGGGCGGCCCGCGATGAGGTCCTCGATGACGTGGCCGCCGCCGTAGCGGAACTGTCCGGGATGCACTTTATTGAGCGGGTCGTCGTCCTGCACCTGCGTGGCCCCGATGTAGGTGTCGACCGCGGCCAGGCCCCCATACGCCTCCACGTCGTTAAGCCACACGTTCGACGCCTTCATCCTGGGCCTGGTGTGGCCGAAATTGATGAACGCCCCCGATGAACACATGGCGCCGAAGGTGCCGGTGGTCACCACGTCAACTTTTTTAAAGGCGCTCTTCACGCCCTCGGAGGCAACCAGCTCGGTCATCTCGTCGGCGCGCAGCACGACCGCCGTGCCCTGCCTGATTTTATCGTTTATCTCTTCGTAGCTTCGCTGTATCGGGATGGTATCCATGGGGCGTTCTCCTGGAGCGGCCTGCGGTCGCGTCGTTTTACGTGCGCATTTTACGCGGACCTGCCATGCAGTCAAATTTTATTTTTCATGCCGCGCGCGCCGCCACGGGCGGGTTTTCCTCTTGACCGGGCCGTGGCCGTACCGTTTGGTATTCAGGATATTTTTATTGCACTTAACGGCGCAAACTGTATTATACCGTCAATACGTCGGCATTCCGCCGGGGGTATACTTATCGTCCGCCCCCGGCGGGTAAAAGACCGGATCGCGCGGTGGCGACCGAATAAATCGCGAAAAATCGGCCGAAACGCTCGCGGCAACGCGGCAGGCGTGAAGACGTGCCGTATCACGGGGAGAGAGTAAATGCAACCTGAATCGAGGCGTAAACGCGGCCGTGCCTGGGGCGGCATACCGGCGGCCCTTGTGCTGGTTTTAATAACATCCGTAACCAGTGCGGAGATCCGGTCCGACCGGAATGGACCGGCCGACCTTGTGCCTTCATCGGCGATCATGTACATGCAGACATCGCGCCTTTCCAGCGCCGCGCCGGCGGCCGTGTTCTTCATCGGCAATTTTCTTCCCGCCGAGAACGCAAAGAAGATAGAGGCGTGGAGGGCCGATTTTAAAACCAAGGCCGGTGTAGACGTGCTCGATGTGGCTTCTCTTACGAAAGCGGAAATCGACGTAAGCCGTCCGGCGGCGATGGCCTACCTGGACGCCGAAAAGGAATCGGAGCGGATAATGATCCTCGTTCCCGTTAATAACGAGAAGACCTTCCCGCAGCGCTTTGTAGAGGTATTGAAAAAGGCCAATAAGGACAGGCCCGCCATAGACCTCCATCCGGCGGTAAGCCGGCACAACAACCATGCGGTGTACCGGATGATGAAAGACGTCTACTTTACCGGGATAAAAGGCTACCTCGTTGTGGCCTCATCGATGGACATCATAACCTCGGTGATCGACATGGGCGCGACGCCGCTGTCGGCCGAACCGCTCTTCGCCGACTATGCCGCCAGGAAACGGGCGGGAAACGACCTGGATATTTTTTTTAAAAAAAGTTTTCTGCAGCAGATCGGCGAGGAACGCCTTAAAAAGAAAGAAGACGATTCCGGCGACAGCCCGGAGGGTGACGGGGACGGCACTCCGGAGGACGATTCCGGGGAAATCGGCGGGCCGTCCACGTCGGACAAAAAGGCCCAGAAGCGAGTCCCCGGGGCTAAAGACGCCCTCTCGATGGTCAGCTCGCCGACCGGCTTTTTCGATTACGTCGCCGTCGCGTTCGCGCGGACGAAGGAGGGGGTGTCTCTCGATTTCAGCGCGTCGCTTACCGGCGGCAATCAATCCACCGCGCTTCTCTCCGGGCTTTTTCGCCCGGGGCTTCCGGCATTTCTGCTCGCCGCCTCCGATCCGCTCGCGTATCATTACGTGTCGTTCGACTTCAGGGCGCTGGATGCATTCTGCGAAAAGAACGCCTCATCGCCCGAGTACGGGCCCACGTGCGAACAGTATAAAAAATTCAAGAAGGATGCGGGGAGCTCGCTCGGCATCGACATGGACGCGGACTTCCTCCCCTGGTTCGGCGGCTATTTCAACGTAATCATGCGGAAGGCCAAAATTGCGGGAACGCTCGATAATTTCGTCATGTACGTGCCGATGACCGACAGGGGAAAAGTGTCGGCGCTCACGAAAAAACTCAGGAGCGCCGTGAAGGCTAAGAACACGGACGAGGGCGCCTTCGGCGATGAAAGGATCGACGCCATACCCTCGTTCTGGTTCAAGGACAAGCGCGGCAACAGGATAAGCGTGCTCGCCGATGAGCGGGGCGTGTTTGTGGCCAACAACACCGAATTTTTAAGGGCGGTGCTCGAGGGAGAAGGTAAACAGGCGGCGACCGTCTCCGGCCTCTTCGGCAATCCCGACCCGGGCACGTTTCTTTTGTCGTTCCTTAAAATGGAAAAAGAAAGCTATATGAAGGCCCTCCTGATGTTCCTGACGTACAATGCCGGACCCCACGTTGCGGGGCTCGTAAACCGGCTCGATACCGTTTCCCTGTCGGGCGGGCGGGTCGGTAATTATTATTCGTTCATCGTCACCCTCAAGCTGCTCGAGGCCGCGGGGCGATAGGAGGCCTGGATTTCAGTATAGCGGAAAACCGGGGAGCGGGGAAGGAGGGATATGGCCGGTCGCGTGTTGCGTTACAATGCCGGAGAGAAGATCATCGAGGCGGGTAAGGTCGAGCAGCGGATGTACATCATCCTGGAAGGCTCGGTGGGGATAACCCTTAGCGACGGGAAGAACACCATACGGGTGGCCACCCTTGTGCGGGGCGATTTCTTCGGCGAGATATCGCTCTTCAACAGCTCGCCGAGGAGCGCGACCGCGACCGCGCTGGGAGAGGTAAAGGTCGCCTACCTCGACAATCTGCACGACCTCAAGGCCTTCCTGGTGAAAAACCCGTCCTTCGCCGCCAAGATGGTGCATATACTCGCCCAGCGGCTCGCGAAGACCGATGAAATCCTCATCGGTAAAATCAGCGAGTTGAGCCGCGTGCAATTAATGGATAGATAGCGGTTCTGCGCTGTGAAGC belongs to Spirochaetota bacterium and includes:
- a CDS encoding UPF0280 family protein, with product MRHAERFYREFAGTKRWTSFRVKIGTSDLYVRANGDYSVELERIVTDARDALLDHIAGQDCFLASFEPVVRVEAAHPVIEAMYRASEAAGVGPMAAVAGAIAEHAGRAILDRSGEVIVENGGDIWLALRDAVTLGVYAGTSLFSGALGIRIASERTPAGVCTSSGRVGHSFSFGRADAATVIATDAALADAVATGTANLVCDEDDLEAAAAYAMSVPGVRGTLVIKGERMIAQGEIELVRP
- a CDS encoding homocysteine biosynthesis protein, with the translated sequence MDTIPIQRSYEEINDKIRQGTAVVLRADEMTELVASEGVKSAFKKVDVVTTGTFGAMCSSGAFINFGHTRPRMKASNVWLNDVEAYGGLAAVDTYIGATQVQDDDPLNKVHPGQFRYGGGHVIEDLIAGRPVRLRAKSYGTDCYPLREYETTVTIGDLRDAFLYNPRNAYQNYNCAVNLSKRTIYTYMGILRPNMGNATFSSAGQLSPLLNDPYYWTIGVGTRIFLGGASGVVSWRGTQHNPDARRGDNGVVREGAGTIAVTGDMKEMSAEFIRGASLVGYGCSLMVGLGIPIPILNEDLARFTGVSDLDIVCQVVDYGIDYPNSINHTLGEVSYAELKTGRIDVQGKNIPAAPLSSYPMAVKVAEKLKAWIREKGFILGVPQVTLPGAPFTAP
- a CDS encoding cyclic nucleotide-binding domain-containing protein, translating into MAGRVLRYNAGEKIIEAGKVEQRMYIILEGSVGITLSDGKNTIRVATLVRGDFFGEISLFNSSPRSATATALGEVKVAYLDNLHDLKAFLVKNPSFAAKMVHILAQRLAKTDEILIGKISELSRVQLMDR